In Rhodanobacter humi, the genomic stretch CACCGGCGGCGTGGTGGCGCACGCCGCGCGCCTGCTGCGCATGCAGCGCACCACGCTGGTGGAGAAGCTGCGCAAGTACGGCCTGCAGGCGAACGGACTGGCGGCCTGAAACGCGAGTTGCCACGCGTCGGCGACGCGTGGCACGGCTCCTGCATTCATCCCCTGCAAACCCGTCGCGTGACGGGATTCCGTCTTCCACCCATCGGCATGGACACCGCGGCATGAGCACGATCGACGTCAACAACCTGCTTGCCCAGATGCGCCAGATGACGGCGCAGGTGCGCATGCCGGAGACCGCGGTGCAGGCGCCGGCGGGCGGCGGCCCGGCGAATTTCTCCACGCTGCTGCGGCAGTCCATCGCCGCGGTCGGCAACAGCCAGGTCGAGGCGGGCAACATGGCCGCGAGCTTCGAGCGCGGCGACCCCGGTGCCGACCTCGGCCGCACCATGATCGCGGTGCAGAAGGCGGATCTCTCGCTGCGCACCGCGGTGGCGGTGCAGAACAAGCTGGTCGACGCCTACAAGGACGTCATGAACATGTCGGTCTGACGCCGACACCCCGATCACCGAACAGCCCTGACCGACGAGCAGCAGCATGGCCGACAACGCCATCGCGACGACCGCCAACAACAGCGGCGCGCGCCTGGACTCCCTCAAGCAGATCACCCGCAATCCGGCGGCGCGCCAACTCGCGCTGCTGGTGGCGGTGGCCGCGGCGGTGGCGCTGGGCGTGGCGGTGGTGTTGTGGTCGCGCGGCCCGAACTACGGCCTGCTGTACGCGGGGCTGGACCAGAAGGACGCCG encodes the following:
- the fliE gene encoding flagellar hook-basal body complex protein FliE, with protein sequence MSTIDVNNLLAQMRQMTAQVRMPETAVQAPAGGGPANFSTLLRQSIAAVGNSQVEAGNMAASFERGDPGADLGRTMIAVQKADLSLRTAVAVQNKLVDAYKDVMNMSV